A single region of the Arthrobacter sp. V1I7 genome encodes:
- a CDS encoding DUF1844 domain-containing protein: protein MSTSDSNSHVYEPAGAQADVSQQIRDISEVPAIEVITTAAVHLMSASAVKLGLAAEENAEELKDLDEARKLITALAGLVTAAAPEIGSQHAGPLRDGLRSLQLAFREESTIQDAPGKGPGEKYTGPVN from the coding sequence ATGAGCACTTCAGACAGCAATTCACACGTTTATGAGCCCGCCGGCGCCCAGGCGGACGTCTCGCAGCAGATCCGCGATATCTCCGAGGTCCCCGCGATCGAAGTCATCACCACCGCAGCAGTGCACCTGATGAGCGCCTCAGCGGTAAAGCTCGGCCTCGCCGCCGAGGAAAACGCAGAAGAGCTCAAGGACCTGGATGAGGCCCGCAAGCTGATTACCGCCCTTGCCGGCCTGGTCACCGCGGCGGCACCCGAGATCGGTTCCCAGCACGCCGGACCGTTGCGCGACGGCCTGCGGTCCCTGCAGTTGGCCTTCCGCGAGGAATCCACCATCCAGGATGCTCCGGGCAAGGGCCCGGGCGAGAAGTACACCGGCCCCGTCAACTAG
- a CDS encoding Rv2578c family radical SAM protein, with protein MRWDAQALTPAGTKTGRQVGNGPTAGGGANGGDGSPAAPATDALLPLLGLVRSVSTPEFAGVTFHEVTAKSVLNKVVAGSRMPFEWTINPYRGCSHACVYCFARKSHTYLDFDAGLDFDSQVVVKINAAEVLRRELAKPSWRHQHVALGTNTDPYQRAEGRYQLMPGIIGALADSGTPLSILTKGTLLSRDIPLLKHAAAQVPVGVGISLAMTDEHLSEAVEPGTPGPRARLKLISRLRDAGLPCGVMAMPILPWLSDSDEALDSLFGSLAAAGATGVTAGALYLKPGTREWFMQWIAREHPQLAGKYRRLYGGGSYASKEYRAWLAGRIRFFKARHGISGSHGFSHRDLNGNPTHDDPRDEEAQYPAGSIPETAGFSGQHEGVAAQAAQPTLF; from the coding sequence ATGAGATGGGACGCACAGGCACTCACCCCGGCCGGCACGAAAACGGGCCGCCAGGTCGGGAACGGCCCCACAGCGGGCGGAGGCGCTAATGGAGGCGACGGATCCCCGGCCGCCCCGGCCACCGATGCACTCCTGCCGCTGCTGGGGCTGGTGCGTTCCGTGTCCACCCCTGAGTTTGCCGGGGTCACCTTCCATGAGGTCACCGCCAAATCGGTGCTCAACAAGGTGGTCGCCGGTTCCCGGATGCCGTTCGAATGGACCATCAACCCGTACCGTGGCTGCAGCCACGCCTGCGTCTACTGCTTTGCCCGCAAGAGCCACACCTATCTGGACTTCGACGCCGGCCTGGACTTTGACAGCCAGGTGGTGGTCAAGATCAACGCTGCGGAAGTCCTGCGCCGCGAACTCGCGAAACCTTCCTGGCGTCACCAGCACGTAGCCCTCGGCACCAATACCGATCCCTATCAGCGGGCCGAGGGCCGCTACCAGCTGATGCCGGGCATCATCGGCGCCCTCGCTGATTCCGGCACTCCCCTCTCTATCCTGACCAAGGGAACCCTGCTCTCCCGGGACATCCCGCTCCTGAAGCATGCCGCCGCCCAGGTTCCCGTGGGGGTGGGCATCTCGCTCGCAATGACCGATGAGCATCTCTCCGAAGCCGTGGAACCCGGCACGCCCGGGCCCCGGGCGCGGCTGAAGCTCATCTCCCGGCTGCGCGACGCGGGGCTGCCGTGCGGGGTCATGGCCATGCCCATCCTGCCGTGGCTCTCGGACAGCGACGAGGCGCTGGATTCCCTGTTCGGCTCCCTCGCGGCGGCCGGCGCCACCGGCGTCACGGCCGGCGCCCTGTACCTCAAGCCAGGAACGCGCGAATGGTTCATGCAATGGATCGCGCGGGAGCACCCGCAGCTCGCCGGCAAATACCGTCGCCTCTACGGCGGCGGCTCCTATGCCTCGAAGGAGTACCGGGCCTGGCTCGCCGGCCGGATCCGCTTTTTCAAGGCCCGGCACGGCATTTCCGGCTCGCACGGCTTCAGCCACCGCGACCTCAACGGCAATCCCACTCACGATGATCCGCGGGACGAGGAAGCCCAGTACCCGGCGGGGAGCATCCCCGAGACGGCGGGCTTCTCCGGGCAGCACGAAGGCGTAGCAGCCCAGGCCGCCCAGCCGACGCTGTTCTGA
- the rpmI gene encoding 50S ribosomal protein L35, whose product MPKMKTHSGAKKRFKLTGSGKLRRQQANRRHYLEHKSSRLTRRLAGDKIVFKGDAKVIRKMLGI is encoded by the coding sequence ATGCCGAAGATGAAGACCCACAGTGGTGCTAAGAAGCGCTTCAAGCTGACCGGCAGCGGCAAGCTGCGCCGCCAGCAGGCCAACCGCCGCCACTACCTCGAGCACAAGTCCTCCAGGCTGACCCGCCGCCTCGCCGGCGACAAGATCGTCTTCAAGGGCGACGCCAAGGTCATCCGGAAGATGCTCGGCATCTAA
- the infC gene encoding translation initiation factor IF-3 yields MRLVGPAGEQVGVVRIEDALRLAAESDLDLVEVAPQAKPPVCKLMDFGKYKYEAAVKAREARKNQTNTVLKEIRFRLKIDTHDYETKRGHALRFLGAGDKVKAMIQFRGREQQRPEMGIRLLQRFADDVAEVGVVESSPRIDGRNMVMVVGPLKNKAEAKAEARRATQRAEAKAENEAKASGRVDVSGDDNAPLTQSLADLLPEGFQVRTEATEAPVTEAAPAVVEAPAEETAAPEAEAQEAPAAEAKVEEAAAEKAPVQEAPQHEAPQQEAPKVAKQAAPKREAPKAAEKPAVAKAPPAPKAAAAKAPEAPKAPEAANAAPAAAPKPVAAPKPVPRPAAPKPAARPAAPRSAAKPGTKKTN; encoded by the coding sequence GTGCGGCTGGTCGGCCCTGCAGGCGAACAAGTAGGAGTTGTCCGCATTGAGGATGCCCTGCGTTTGGCTGCCGAGTCCGATCTTGATCTCGTTGAAGTTGCACCGCAGGCCAAGCCTCCGGTGTGCAAGCTGATGGACTTCGGCAAGTACAAGTACGAAGCTGCGGTAAAGGCACGCGAGGCTCGGAAGAACCAGACCAACACGGTCCTGAAGGAAATCCGCTTCCGCCTGAAGATTGACACCCACGACTACGAGACCAAGCGCGGCCACGCGCTCCGCTTCCTGGGTGCCGGTGACAAGGTCAAGGCAATGATCCAGTTCCGCGGCCGTGAGCAGCAGCGCCCCGAGATGGGCATCCGCCTGCTGCAGCGCTTTGCCGACGACGTCGCCGAAGTCGGCGTCGTGGAGTCCAGCCCGCGGATCGACGGCCGCAACATGGTCATGGTGGTGGGTCCCCTGAAGAACAAGGCCGAAGCCAAGGCTGAGGCGCGCCGCGCAACGCAGCGTGCGGAAGCCAAGGCGGAGAACGAGGCCAAGGCTTCGGGCCGCGTGGACGTTTCCGGCGACGACAACGCGCCGCTGACGCAGTCCCTGGCCGATCTCCTGCCGGAAGGATTCCAGGTAAGGACCGAGGCAACGGAGGCTCCGGTTACCGAAGCGGCCCCGGCCGTTGTCGAGGCCCCGGCCGAAGAGACCGCAGCCCCGGAAGCCGAAGCCCAGGAGGCCCCGGCCGCCGAGGCTAAGGTCGAGGAAGCTGCGGCCGAGAAGGCTCCCGTCCAGGAAGCGCCCCAGCACGAAGCGCCCCAGCAGGAGGCACCCAAGGTCGCCAAGCAGGCCGCTCCAAAGCGTGAAGCTCCGAAGGCCGCGGAGAAGCCGGCAGTCGCCAAGGCGCCCCCAGCGCCGAAGGCTGCAGCCGCCAAGGCTCCCGAGGCTCCGAAGGCTCCTGAGGCCGCGAACGCCGCTCCGGCAGCAGCACCGAAGCCGGTAGCTGCCCCGAAGCCGGTGCCGCGCCCCGCGGCTCCCAAGCCTGCGGCACGGCCCGCGGCTCCGCGGTCCGCCGCCAAGCCGGGCACCAAGAAGACCAACTAG
- a CDS encoding GlsB/YeaQ/YmgE family stress response membrane protein produces the protein MGFLGWIILGLIVGAIVKAVMPGRVGGGWVTSLALGVVGAIVGGWIGDLLFGGGRMEFWNLGSWLLAIVGGLVVAGIYGAVTGRNKTT, from the coding sequence ATGGGCTTTTTAGGCTGGATCATTCTCGGACTCATAGTAGGTGCAATCGTTAAGGCAGTCATGCCCGGCAGGGTCGGCGGCGGCTGGGTCACCAGCCTCGCGCTCGGCGTCGTCGGTGCCATAGTCGGTGGCTGGATCGGCGACCTGCTCTTCGGCGGCGGCAGGATGGAATTCTGGAATCTCGGTTCCTGGCTCCTGGCCATTGTCGGCGGCCTGGTGGTAGCCGGCATCTACGGCGCCGTCACCGGACGCAACAAGACCACCTGA
- the rplT gene encoding 50S ribosomal protein L20, whose protein sequence is MARVKRAVNAHKKRRVILERAKGYRGQRSRLYRKAKEQLLHSFVYSYGDRKKKKGDFRRLWIQRINAASRANGLTYNRLIQGLKAAEVEVDRRMLAELAVSDANAFAALVKIAKDSLPADTSAPAEAAAAPTANAAKKPVAKKVAADEAAK, encoded by the coding sequence GTGGCACGTGTGAAGAGGGCGGTCAACGCCCACAAGAAGCGCCGGGTTATCCTTGAACGCGCAAAGGGCTACCGTGGACAGCGTTCACGCCTGTACCGCAAGGCGAAAGAGCAGCTGCTGCACTCGTTTGTGTACAGCTACGGCGACCGCAAGAAGAAGAAGGGCGACTTCCGCCGCCTGTGGATCCAGCGCATCAACGCTGCATCCCGCGCCAACGGCCTGACCTACAACCGTCTGATCCAGGGCCTGAAGGCCGCTGAGGTCGAGGTTGACCGCCGTATGCTCGCCGAGCTGGCCGTTTCCGACGCCAATGCCTTCGCCGCGCTGGTGAAGATCGCCAAGGACTCCCTGCCCGCCGACACCTCCGCTCCGGCTGAGGCCGCTGCGGCACCGACAGCCAACGCCGCCAAGAAGCCTGTCGCCAAGAAGGTCGCTGCTGACGAGGCTGCTAAGTAG
- a CDS encoding NAD(P)(+) transhydrogenase (Re/Si-specific) subunit beta produces the protein MSLLAPEWTGLFYLAAAVCFILALKGLSSPRTARRGNAVGAAGALVAVATVFVSAKLENVPLILAAIAAGSAVAVPVARRVQMTQMPQLVALFNGVGGGSAALVAVLELGHSDSPWVRLAVVFTMLVGAVSFAGSAVTVGKLQELISTRPLLFPGMPVVMAAALTGAIASGVLVILTGSAGWAMAVLVLGLAAGLLLVLPVGGADVPIVISLLNAFTGLAVAASGIVLGNVLLLVAGTLVGASGTILTKAMASAMGRGVGGIMFGAFRGGSTAGSTLQSDRPVRSSSPQDVAVQLGYAQRVVIVPGYGLAVAQGQHTVAELATALEARGIEVVFAIHPVAGRMPGHMNVLLAEANVSYEALRELEEVNPEFPNTDIALVVGANDVVNPAAKSTPGAPIYGMPILEVAQAGQVVFLKRSMRPGFAGIENELLYDPKTTLLFGDAKDSLTKVLGAVKAL, from the coding sequence ATGAGCCTCCTCGCCCCCGAATGGACGGGGCTTTTCTATCTGGCCGCGGCCGTCTGTTTCATCCTCGCGCTCAAGGGCCTCAGCTCGCCGCGGACCGCCCGCCGCGGAAATGCCGTCGGCGCCGCGGGCGCCCTCGTGGCCGTGGCCACCGTCTTCGTCTCCGCGAAGCTGGAGAACGTCCCGCTCATCCTGGCCGCCATCGCCGCCGGTTCTGCCGTTGCCGTCCCGGTGGCCCGGCGCGTGCAGATGACCCAGATGCCGCAGCTCGTCGCGCTGTTCAACGGTGTCGGCGGCGGGTCCGCCGCCCTTGTTGCGGTGCTGGAACTCGGCCACAGCGACAGCCCCTGGGTGCGCCTGGCGGTGGTCTTCACCATGCTGGTCGGGGCGGTGTCCTTCGCCGGCTCCGCGGTGACCGTGGGCAAGCTGCAGGAATTGATCAGCACCCGCCCGCTGCTCTTCCCCGGCATGCCTGTGGTGATGGCCGCTGCCCTGACCGGTGCCATCGCGTCCGGCGTCCTGGTGATCCTTACCGGTTCTGCTGGCTGGGCCATGGCAGTGCTGGTGCTGGGCCTTGCCGCCGGGCTGCTCCTGGTCCTGCCCGTCGGTGGCGCCGACGTGCCGATCGTGATCTCGCTGCTCAACGCCTTCACCGGGTTGGCGGTGGCGGCCTCCGGGATCGTGCTGGGCAATGTGCTCCTGCTCGTCGCCGGGACGCTCGTGGGTGCCAGCGGCACCATCCTGACCAAGGCGATGGCCTCCGCCATGGGCCGGGGTGTGGGGGGCATCATGTTCGGGGCCTTCCGCGGCGGTTCGACGGCGGGCTCGACCCTTCAGAGCGACCGCCCGGTGCGCTCCTCCTCGCCGCAGGACGTGGCCGTGCAGCTCGGCTACGCCCAGCGCGTCGTGATCGTCCCCGGCTACGGGTTAGCCGTGGCGCAGGGCCAGCACACCGTTGCCGAGCTCGCGACCGCACTGGAGGCCCGCGGTATCGAGGTGGTCTTCGCGATCCATCCCGTGGCCGGGCGCATGCCGGGGCACATGAACGTGCTCCTGGCCGAAGCGAACGTGAGCTACGAGGCGCTCCGGGAGCTGGAGGAAGTCAATCCGGAATTCCCGAACACCGACATCGCCCTGGTGGTGGGTGCCAACGACGTGGTCAACCCCGCGGCCAAGTCCACTCCGGGGGCTCCCATCTACGGCATGCCGATCCTCGAGGTCGCCCAGGCCGGCCAGGTGGTGTTCCTGAAGCGCTCGATGCGTCCGGGATTCGCGGGGATCGAGAACGAGCTGCTGTATGACCCAAAGACCACGCTCCTCTTCGGGGATGCGAAAGACTCGCTGACCAAGGTCCTGGGTGCGGTGAAGGCCCTGTAG
- a CDS encoding MFS transporter: protein MTTIKQAPATPKTGTRHLALAIVSLAMGGFGIGTTEFAMMGLLKEVEQGLDIGTPEAGHLISAYALGVVIGAPLLAAAGAKLPRKYLALGLMLLFSIANLSSFLAPDYGTMLFSRFASGLPHGAFFGVAAVIAASLVAPTRRGWAISMVMAGLTIANVIGVPFATWLGQAFGWRLLFLVVGVIGIITLGMLWKFVPFQKPHADASIRRELGALKRLQVWLALLIGVVGFGGFFATYTYIAYTMTSVAGIPSGWLPLVVALYGLGMVAGNIVGGRIADKSVMGTIYWVLPGIAVALVVYAVAVHWPWSALVMVFVVGGTGSLLVPALQTRLLDASPDAPSLASSLNHAALNVANALGAFLGGLVIAWGWGYVAPALAGAVLALLGFGVAVLSGLVERKRPLAP from the coding sequence ATGACTACCATCAAACAGGCCCCGGCGACGCCGAAGACGGGCACCCGCCACCTTGCCCTAGCGATCGTCTCCCTGGCGATGGGCGGTTTCGGCATCGGCACCACGGAATTCGCAATGATGGGCCTGCTCAAGGAAGTGGAGCAAGGCCTCGATATCGGCACTCCGGAGGCCGGGCACCTGATCTCGGCCTACGCGCTCGGCGTCGTTATCGGTGCCCCGTTGCTGGCCGCTGCCGGGGCCAAGTTGCCGCGGAAATACCTGGCCCTGGGACTCATGCTGCTCTTCAGCATCGCCAACCTCTCGTCGTTTCTCGCACCGGACTACGGCACCATGCTGTTCTCCCGCTTCGCTTCGGGGCTGCCGCACGGCGCCTTCTTCGGCGTCGCGGCGGTCATTGCCGCATCGCTGGTGGCCCCGACCCGGCGCGGCTGGGCGATTTCCATGGTGATGGCCGGCCTGACCATCGCGAATGTCATCGGCGTGCCTTTCGCCACCTGGCTGGGCCAGGCCTTCGGCTGGCGGCTGCTCTTCCTGGTGGTGGGCGTGATCGGCATCATCACTCTCGGCATGCTGTGGAAGTTCGTACCGTTCCAGAAGCCCCACGCCGATGCCAGCATCCGCCGCGAGCTGGGCGCGCTCAAACGCCTTCAGGTCTGGCTGGCGCTCCTCATCGGCGTGGTCGGATTTGGCGGCTTCTTCGCCACGTACACATACATTGCGTACACCATGACCTCCGTGGCCGGCATCCCGTCGGGGTGGCTGCCGCTCGTCGTAGCGCTCTACGGTCTGGGCATGGTGGCGGGCAACATTGTCGGTGGCCGGATCGCCGACAAGTCCGTCATGGGGACCATCTACTGGGTGCTGCCCGGCATCGCGGTGGCACTCGTGGTCTACGCCGTGGCGGTGCACTGGCCGTGGTCCGCCCTTGTCATGGTCTTTGTGGTGGGCGGGACAGGTTCGCTGCTGGTCCCTGCCCTGCAGACCCGTTTGCTGGACGCCTCCCCGGACGCCCCCTCGTTGGCCTCCTCGCTCAACCATGCCGCGCTCAACGTCGCCAACGCCCTCGGAGCCTTCCTCGGCGGCCTTGTGATCGCGTGGGGCTGGGGCTATGTGGCCCCCGCCCTCGCGGGCGCGGTCCTGGCCCTCCTCGGCTTCGGCGTCGCCGTTCTCAGCGGCCTGGTGGAACGCAAGAGGCCGCTGGCACCGTAA
- a CDS encoding NAD(P) transhydrogenase subunit alpha produces the protein MDPITLLTVVVLSVFVGFEVVSKVTSKLHTPLMSGANAIHGIILVGAILVAGQASDPWLLTIALIAVILATANLVGGFVVTDRMLEMFGGRKAPKPRVRPRSGGTAGEDGR, from the coding sequence ATGGATCCAATCACACTGCTGACTGTCGTGGTGCTCTCTGTCTTTGTCGGCTTCGAAGTTGTCTCCAAGGTGACCAGCAAGCTGCACACGCCGCTGATGTCCGGTGCCAACGCCATCCACGGCATCATCCTGGTCGGAGCCATCCTCGTCGCGGGCCAGGCCAGCGATCCGTGGCTGCTGACGATCGCCCTCATCGCGGTGATTCTGGCGACGGCCAACCTGGTGGGCGGATTCGTGGTTACCGACCGGATGCTGGAGATGTTTGGCGGACGCAAGGCGCCCAAACCACGCGTCAGGCCCCGCTCCGGGGGCACCGCGGGGGAGGACGGCAGATGA
- a CDS encoding MFS transporter: protein MNFALYRELLSVRPIRRLLLVGMIARIPHSAAGVLLTLHIVLTLGQGYAAAGAAAAVMTIGIAVGAPWRGRRVDTVGLRRALIPSVIAEAVIWSIVPHLSYEALLPLVFVGGLLTLPIFSVVRQSLGVLATGEQRRTAFALDAISTELVFMIGPAVGALVATAGFSVLGLTIIGIATSVSGLFLMWFNPPTRSAESGLPSDAASDAAFEAGQQEAAEAAVVAAAPAHLQEAAAEFAPLAAAERRRQARSGLRHKVKHNFAWFSAAVAAVFAAAAGAGMVLSGTDVGIVAALETGGHQAEIGLVFLFWCGASVLGGLIYGAMHRPISPILLLLGMSALTVPMAFAQDTWTLSLLALLPGLLCAPVLSAASEKVAELVDERRRGEAMGWYGSALTGGVALGAPLAGVFIDGVGPSAGFVAVGVGGVLLCLLGLGLQRRRRQRLAAAGRQGTVDPGAR from the coding sequence GTGAATTTCGCCCTTTACCGGGAGCTGCTGTCAGTCCGGCCGATCAGGCGGCTCCTGCTGGTCGGCATGATTGCCCGCATACCGCACTCGGCAGCCGGCGTGCTGTTGACCCTGCACATCGTCCTCACCCTTGGCCAGGGCTATGCGGCTGCCGGGGCCGCGGCTGCCGTGATGACGATCGGCATCGCCGTCGGCGCACCATGGCGCGGCCGGCGCGTCGACACCGTGGGCCTGCGCCGGGCGCTCATCCCGTCCGTCATCGCGGAGGCCGTCATCTGGTCGATCGTGCCGCACCTGTCCTACGAGGCGCTGCTGCCGCTGGTATTCGTGGGCGGGCTGCTGACCCTCCCGATCTTCAGCGTGGTACGCCAGTCCCTCGGCGTCCTGGCCACGGGGGAGCAGCGGCGCACCGCGTTCGCCCTGGACGCAATCTCCACCGAGCTGGTCTTCATGATCGGTCCTGCCGTCGGCGCCCTCGTCGCCACCGCCGGATTCTCGGTCCTGGGCCTGACCATCATCGGCATCGCCACCTCCGTCTCCGGGCTGTTCCTGATGTGGTTCAACCCGCCGACCCGCAGCGCAGAATCTGGCCTTCCGTCGGATGCAGCGTCCGACGCGGCCTTCGAGGCAGGCCAGCAGGAAGCCGCGGAGGCCGCCGTGGTCGCGGCCGCCCCGGCGCACCTGCAGGAAGCTGCCGCCGAGTTCGCCCCGCTCGCCGCCGCAGAACGGCGGCGGCAGGCCCGATCCGGCCTCCGGCACAAGGTCAAACACAACTTTGCCTGGTTCAGCGCCGCGGTGGCAGCCGTCTTCGCCGCCGCGGCCGGGGCCGGAATGGTGCTCAGCGGCACCGACGTAGGCATAGTCGCCGCCCTCGAAACCGGCGGACACCAGGCCGAAATCGGGCTCGTGTTCCTCTTCTGGTGCGGGGCATCTGTCCTGGGCGGCCTGATCTACGGCGCCATGCACCGGCCGATTTCGCCGATCCTCCTGCTGCTTGGCATGTCCGCCCTCACCGTTCCGATGGCCTTTGCGCAAGACACCTGGACCCTGAGCCTGCTCGCGCTCCTGCCGGGCCTGCTGTGCGCGCCGGTGCTGTCGGCTGCCTCCGAGAAGGTCGCCGAACTCGTCGACGAGCGACGCCGTGGCGAGGCGATGGGCTGGTACGGATCCGCGCTCACCGGTGGTGTCGCACTCGGGGCGCCGCTCGCCGGGGTCTTCATCGACGGTGTCGGGCCCTCCGCGGGATTCGTCGCCGTGGGAGTGGGCGGCGTCCTGTTGTGCCTGCTGGGGCTGGGCCTGCAGCGCCGACGCCGGCAGCGGCTCGCCGCCGCAGGCCGGCAGGGGACGGTTGACCCCGGCGCCCGCTGA
- a CDS encoding Re/Si-specific NAD(P)(+) transhydrogenase subunit alpha, which translates to MQVGVRRERCAGERRVAATPETVQQLTGLGLQIAVESGAGTAAGYSDDAFATAGATVVPELPPETLDVLLHVRPLAPETAARLRPGSITVGFGSPASELPAVRALADAGVTSFALELVPRISRAQGMDALSSQSLVSGYRAVLEAALRYPRFFPLYMTAAGTIPPARVLVLGAGVAGLQAIGTAKRLGARVSANDIRTASADEVASMGGTFIHLDLDAAAEGSGGYARELGEDRAKRQRALLAPHVAAADVLITTAAIPGRAAPLLVTRDMVAGMRAGSVVVDLAAESGGNVEGVQAGQDLQIPVAGGSVTLVGLRDAASAMPSDASRLFAKNVANLLALMTAAGQVTPDFDDEVVAGACLTHAGMVRHAATASAMEALK; encoded by the coding sequence GTGCAGGTCGGTGTCAGACGGGAGCGGTGTGCGGGCGAACGCCGGGTCGCTGCCACACCGGAGACGGTGCAGCAGCTGACCGGTCTCGGGCTCCAGATTGCCGTGGAGAGCGGTGCAGGGACTGCAGCCGGTTACTCGGATGACGCGTTCGCGACGGCCGGGGCCACGGTTGTTCCGGAATTGCCGCCCGAGACGCTGGATGTGCTCCTGCACGTCCGGCCGCTGGCGCCGGAGACCGCCGCGCGGCTGCGGCCGGGTTCCATCACCGTCGGCTTCGGCTCGCCCGCCTCCGAGCTGCCGGCGGTCCGGGCACTTGCCGACGCCGGCGTCACCTCCTTCGCGCTGGAACTCGTCCCGCGGATCTCCCGGGCCCAAGGCATGGATGCGCTGAGTTCCCAATCGCTCGTCTCCGGTTACCGCGCTGTGCTGGAGGCAGCCCTGCGCTATCCCCGGTTCTTCCCGCTGTACATGACCGCCGCCGGCACGATTCCGCCGGCCCGGGTCCTGGTCCTCGGAGCCGGGGTCGCGGGGTTGCAGGCAATCGGTACCGCAAAACGCCTCGGCGCCCGGGTCTCGGCGAACGACATCCGCACGGCGTCGGCTGACGAAGTCGCCTCGATGGGCGGGACGTTCATCCATCTGGACCTCGACGCCGCCGCAGAAGGCAGCGGGGGCTATGCGCGGGAGCTCGGAGAGGACCGGGCCAAGCGCCAGCGCGCGCTGCTCGCCCCGCACGTCGCGGCCGCGGATGTCCTCATCACCACGGCAGCCATTCCCGGCCGCGCGGCTCCCTTGCTCGTGACCCGGGACATGGTGGCCGGTATGCGGGCCGGTTCCGTCGTCGTGGACCTTGCCGCGGAATCCGGCGGAAACGTCGAAGGTGTTCAAGCCGGGCAGGACCTCCAGATCCCGGTTGCCGGCGGATCCGTGACCCTGGTGGGACTGCGGGACGCCGCCTCCGCGATGCCTTCGGACGCCTCCCGGCTTTTCGCCAAGAACGTGGCTAACCTGCTGGCCCTGATGACCGCCGCCGGACAGGTCACGCCGGACTTCGACGACGAAGTCGTCGCCGGGGCGTGCCTGACCCATGCCGGCATGGTCCGGCACGCCGCGACCGCGAGCGCCATGGAGGCACTGAAATGA
- a CDS encoding (deoxy)nucleoside triphosphate pyrophosphohydrolase, with protein sequence MTGLISVVGGAVLDSLENPGRLLVARRTAPPQFAGMWEFPGGKVESGESAEQALHRELLEELGVNVRLGVELEAGSASGWPLNDRAAMRVWFAELVDGEPRPLQDHDELRWIDLGNRPEVLALPWIPADLPIVEALLAVLNDAGRPALPAR encoded by the coding sequence GTGACTGGACTTATTAGTGTCGTTGGTGGTGCCGTGCTGGATTCGCTGGAAAACCCCGGCCGGCTGCTCGTGGCGCGACGGACCGCGCCCCCGCAATTTGCCGGCATGTGGGAGTTCCCTGGTGGCAAGGTGGAGTCCGGGGAATCGGCCGAGCAGGCCCTGCACCGCGAACTGCTGGAGGAGCTCGGCGTCAACGTCCGGCTCGGCGTCGAACTCGAAGCCGGCTCCGCCTCCGGGTGGCCGCTGAACGACCGCGCCGCAATGCGGGTCTGGTTCGCGGAGCTGGTTGACGGCGAACCGCGTCCCCTGCAGGACCACGACGAGCTCCGCTGGATCGACCTCGGGAACCGCCCCGAGGTTTTGGCGCTGCCGTGGATCCCGGCCGACCTGCCCATAGTGGAAGCGCTCCTGGCCGTGCTGAATGACGCTGGGCGTCCCGCCCTGCCGGCGCGCTGA
- a CDS encoding RNA methyltransferase: MNETGRPQDFPLSNPRADRVRDVAKLAGRPARLRRREFLAEGPQAVREALALHQKRVAAGEPGVVREVYASEACLDRHPELEKLAEGTNAHLATDEVLAAMADTVNPQGVIAVCAFLDVSLEHVLDSGPRLIAVLCQVRDPGNAGTVLRAADAAGADAVVLTASSVDIYNPKAVRSTAGSLFHLPVVLGAEVEELVARCKERGIGVLAADGSGQLNLDRLQDENAARRLGASAAGSDYALENPTAWLFGNEAQGLSEEELALADHRVAVPVYGAAESLNLGTAATVCLYASARSQLAGAPAR, translated from the coding sequence ATGAACGAAACCGGGCGCCCGCAAGACTTTCCACTGTCCAATCCCCGAGCTGATCGGGTGAGGGACGTGGCTAAGCTTGCCGGGCGCCCGGCCCGTTTAAGGCGCCGGGAGTTCCTGGCCGAAGGTCCCCAGGCCGTCCGGGAAGCCCTGGCCCTGCACCAGAAGAGGGTCGCGGCGGGGGAGCCGGGCGTCGTCCGGGAGGTGTACGCCAGCGAGGCCTGCCTCGACCGGCACCCTGAGCTCGAGAAGCTGGCCGAGGGGACCAACGCCCACCTGGCCACCGACGAAGTGCTGGCCGCCATGGCCGACACCGTGAACCCGCAGGGCGTCATAGCGGTCTGCGCGTTCCTGGACGTCAGCCTCGAACACGTGCTCGACTCCGGCCCCAGGCTGATCGCCGTCCTTTGCCAGGTCCGCGATCCCGGCAACGCGGGCACCGTGCTGCGCGCTGCGGACGCCGCCGGCGCGGACGCGGTGGTGCTGACCGCCTCCAGCGTGGACATCTACAATCCCAAAGCTGTGCGCTCGACGGCGGGGTCCCTCTTCCATCTGCCCGTGGTTCTCGGTGCCGAAGTGGAGGAGCTCGTGGCCCGGTGCAAGGAACGTGGGATCGGTGTACTGGCTGCCGACGGCTCTGGCCAGCTCAACCTGGACCGGCTCCAGGACGAGAACGCGGCCCGACGACTCGGCGCCTCCGCCGCCGGCTCGGACTACGCCCTGGAAAACCCGACGGCCTGGCTGTTTGGGAACGAGGCCCAGGGCCTGTCCGAAGAAGAACTCGCGCTGGCGGACCACCGCGTGGCGGTGCCAGTGTACGGGGCAGCCGAGAGCCTTAATCTGGGCACCGCCGCGACCGTTTGCCTCTACGCCAGCGCCCGCTCCCAGCTGGCCGGAGCCCCGGCACGTTAG